The genomic segment TTTGTCAATCACCTGGAATATATTCATTATAATCCAGTACATCATCAATTAGTAAGCGCCCCGAAAGATTGGCAATATTCCAGTTTTCACCGGTATGTTGAAGCAGAAGTTTACGATCGGATGTGGGGGACTTCGGACGAGTTAGTATTTGGCGATCGTATTGGCAATGAATAACCCAAATGAACCACCCGTAGGTTGGGTTGAACGAAGTGAAACCCAACAGACTCTCCAATATTGTAATTAAGTTGGGTTTCGGTTCCTCAACCCAACCTACAGCTACTATGATGGAAACCAGAGAAGACTGCAATCTGGACTATGAAAATTGAGCCAATGAGCGATCGCACTACTCTAACAAATAACTCATGTCGCCTATTGTAACCCCCAATGTCTTAGCTTGTTTTTGACATTCGCGAATTCTTCCTTCATGTTTTGCAATACTTTGTTCATGCTCTTTTGTATCTTTCCAATCTGCCATCCTCGATTTTGTCTGGTTATATTCCAAAGCAGGAATAAGTTGCTCGTACCTCTCTACTATTCTATTAAGTGAGTTTCTGGTTGTATTAATCAGCAAGCAAAATTGTTGACTACTCTCTTCAACTAACCTTCTTGCTTCAGGTTTCATTTTTTTTATCTCATCGTTGTGCGCTCTTCCGGGTTTTACATCATCAGATAATCCTAACCATGTGTTTTGTAGTACCCCGTCGCTTATAAACTTGTTTACTACTGCTGTAAATCGACTTTGCATTAATTTCGCTCGTTTTAATCGTTGTCTAGGTCCCCAACTCACATCCATCCATTCTCCATCTTTTTGAATAATCCCTTCTTGGGTTTGCCGTTGTACTGTGGGATGCTGCTGGGCATCATTGGAGACAGGGGTATTGATCTGTTCGACAACATCACGGGCGACGGTGTTGGCTTGTTGCTCGTAGGAATCGCTGGGTTGTCCAATTTCTAATTTAGCTTGTAGGGTGGCTGAGGGTTGCAGTCGTTACAGAGGGCTTGGCTTGCCACTACCGCCAGGTTTCCACTCTGGAAGTTCCTTTTCCATGTTCCTCTGTGCCTTGGGTTGAATTACGGGGGGTGCGGAAAACTGAGGAGAGGCGTTTCCCGAGGTTTCTTTCCGACAAGACACATGGGTTTTGATGTAGCGGCGGCGAGGAGACATGGGGAGGCAAAGGGGAGATAGGTTTATTTTCTTAGTATAGTATAGCAGGCCTAAATGAGTTATGTAACGATTGCCCCTCATCCCCCTACCCCCTTCTCCCACAGGCGCTGTCCTGAGCGAAGCCGAAGGGAGAAGGGGGAAAGTCCCTCTCCCGTGGGAGAGGGATATAGGGAGAGGGCATTTCCAATTGCACAATTCATTTAGACTAGCTATATATTAGGATCAGGAGGCCAAAAAGGATGAAAATTGAACAGAGAAGCGATCGCCAATCTTTACATCAACAACCAAGAGTTTTAATCTTCAATAATATCGATTGTCTTCCTGTCCACCCTACCTGCCGAGTGCTATTCTATTTCACTTTCAGTTTCTGGTTGATGCCGAATAGCGTTTGCTCGATCCTTATTTTTACCTTCTAGTTTATGCCGAATAGCGTTTGCTCGATCCTTATTGTCACGAGATAGCTTGTCTTTTAATTCTGGAGTCGTTTTACCCACTAACTCCGCCGCCGTAATTTGACCCTCATATATCTTTTGTTCAGCCTTCTTAAGTTGCTGCAACCAATTGGAGTCTTTAACTTCGGTATGACCTCCCTTCACTTTTTCTTGCTGAACTTTGCCATCTTTATCTCTAACTTCTGTATAGCTGCCTTTCGTAAAGTCAACAATTCTTCCTCCGATTTTATCACCAATTATGGCCTCCTTACTCGTACCCGTGGGCGAAAATTCGGCACTGGTTCCTTTGGCATCATGATATTGACCATAGACATCCGTGCGACCCATTCTTGATGTTTCGGCTCCAATTAATAAGCCACCGGGTTTGTCGAGAGTTGGAGGTTCATAGAAAATGTACATATGGCCATGACTACCATCGGGTAACGTGACCTCACCCGCTAAATCTTCTCGACCTAAGCCACCCAAAGGTATATCCATGCCATAATGCTCTTCTGATTGACCTTTACTGTTATTACCCCCTGATTTTAGTTCTTTGAATGTTTCGGTTGTACCAATGTCAATATCATGGGTAGAAAAGTTTCGAGTATCCACTTGAGCTTTTCCATAGTCAGTATTGGCGACATTTTTACTGCTCACTTGATTGGGTTTCTTCGATCCTTTAGAATCCTTTTCTCCTGATGTATTTCCTAAGAGCCAATTAATGAACTCATTCCGGTCTTGTCCTTTAGATATAGCAGGCAATTTAACCATCACTCGCCCGCCATGAGACAGGGCTACTGCTACCGTTTCTGGCCAATCATTTTTGAATATCTTCTCAGCCTCCTTATCGCGATACTTGAGTCCACTATGGAGAACAATAAAAATTCGCCGCAGAATATTTTGAGCCGATTCAGTTTGTTCCCGCAATTGTCTAGCTCTTTCTGTGCCCAACTGAGATAGGGCATTCTCTGGAATTGGAGCTAGGGTTTGCTCCCACATTTGCGTATCTTTTTCATAGATATGCTGTTTCACATTAGGATCTGTTTTTGCTTTTTCCGCTTCATAACGTAAATAGCCAAGGGTTTGTCGGTATTCAGGATTGCTTATTCCTAAGTCCCTCTGATAAGTGGCAATTTGGAGTCGATGGATACGGGTGAATACATGATTTCCAGTTGCTAATGGCAAGTTTTCTAGGCCTCGATGTTTTTCAGTCCGATGCCAATCGAGGGTTGTTTTCTTTTCTTTGGCAACTTTGTCCAACTTATCGTTGGTCAAAAAGCCTTTCTGGAGTAAAAAACTTTTGCCTTGTTCATCTTGACTCAATGTGGATATGGCCAAAAGTTCTTCAGCACTTAGAAAACCTTTATCTTTATCTCTCTTCTCAGCGTTCTTGACTAATTGATCTATGATATTCGTCTGATCTGGATATTTTTTTCTGGCTGGATGTTTAGTTCGGGTTACATATTTTTTTAACCTTCTCCATCGTTTGCTAAACCAGTTCAATGATTTATCCCTATAAATGTTTAAGTGTGTGGAGCGAATATATTGATCAGAATCTACGACCTTGAACCAGATATTTCCAGCACGGTCTTTCTTATGATCCATGGAATTATCACTAATTTTAACTTTCTGCCCATGCTCGTACTTCGTGCCTTTATTCTTTAGGGTGCTATCTCTAAGATGAGTTTTATTTTTAACTGTATATTCTGTAGGCTCAAGTTGTATGGTAGGGGCAGTTTTTCCTTGTCCTGTTAATTGAGTATCTAGCGTTTGAGCCGTGGGAGTGTGGAGCGCTTGTACGACATTATGGGCAACTTGGTCTGCTTGTTGCTCGTAGCGATCGCTGGGTTGTCCGATTTCTAATTTGGCTTGTAGGGTGGCTGAGGGTTGCAGTCGTTGCAGAGGGCTGGGCTTGCCACTACCGCCAGGTTTCCACTCTGGAAGTTCCTTTTCCATTTTCCTCTGTGCCTTGGGTTGAATTACGGGAGGGGCAGCAAACTGAGGAGAACTGCTTTCTGGGTTTTCTTTCCGACGGGAAATGCGGGTTTTGGTTTGGCGGCGGCGAGGAGACATGGGGAGGATGAGGATAAAGGGTCTAGACTCTAGTATAAGGGTTAGTTTAGCCAGACTCCAAGTGCGGTTAACATCCTCGAAGGAGAAATTTCCGTTGTCATTACCTCAACTGAGTCTATGAGGGCGGCGATCGCGCTACAATATGGCGCTACAATAACATCAATGCTTCTTCTAGAGACAACTTTTTCTCAAGCATCGTCATAATAATTGGTAAGTAGCGATCCATTGTCATCACATTCGTATAAACCACATTCTTGATTAACGGGCTATAATTATTACAATTCTCCACATCAATCGAAGTCTTAAACCGAAGGATACGCTCCTCAAAATTCAAATCGAAGTTGCCAATCGTTAAATGATAATTGATATTCATCAATAATTTACACAGCTTCGATTCTTGCGCTTTCGGAAACTTGAGGGCAATCATTGAATAAAAAATAAGTTGTTCTAAATCTTCTTTCACTTCCGCTAAACATACCCATTTGCCATATTCCCCTTGAAAGAGCAGTTTTAAGGCCGGTTGCTCTGGAATTTTCTCTACCATCCAATCTTCCGACTCAAAGAAAGCTAATGCATTTTCTAAAATAGAAGACTTTTTGACCCCTTCAAAGTTGAAATCGTCTAAATCTTCTTCTCCATTGTCTGATGCCGAAAAACCAGCTAAAATTGCTTCTTCTAATTCAGATTGCAGATTATCCCGCAATAGATTAGCAAATGCTTCGGCAATAGGTTCGCTTGCTCTGGAATCTTTTGCCATCAGAGCAGGAACTTGTTCTACCAGAGTAGCCATTAACTGATGGGAATTGGCATCAGAAAGGGTAGAGGGGATGCTATCTTGGAGAAAACGAGTCACCGTTTCCAGAGCGAAATGTTCTAGAAGCTCCTCATTTTCCACATCTAATTGAGACCAATCTAAATAATCCCACAACGTGCGATAACCCACCACCCCACTTTCCTGTTGCTGTTGCACCGATAAAGTTATCCAACTTTCCGTTTGCACCAGTCGGGCATTTTTCTGATGTTCCCCCAATTCCTGAAGGTAAGCAAGGGCAGTTTCTGCATGAGCTGCTTCTTGCAAGCGCAGAAGATATTCTGGGTTAAGAGTAACAGTGATTTGAATGGGAAGATGGGGTTGAAAATTGCAGCCTTTTTGGGTGTTCGTCAGTTCTGGTAACAGTTGAAAAAGGTTATTTTTTTCTATAATCCGATAAGTTTCTAGATTAACTTCAAATGTGAGATCGCATTTTTCTAACAACAGATGCGGTTGCCACCACTCCAAGTTGATCGCTTCGAGAGAGATAGGTGATGTTTTGGGGCTATGAAAAGTGGGTTGATAATCAGCTCCCATCTCAATTTTGATAACTCATATAAAATTTATCTCAATATTTTTACTTGAGTGAAGAGATGATGTCTTTAATTTGACTGGAGCTGGAATCTCCCTGTTGATTCAAATCGTTATAAAAGCCTTCCTTTATAGCCTCAGCCTTATCTTTTATACCTAACTCTTCCTCAATATAATCCAATAGCGACTGTTCTGGAATCGTACCTTCTGTAGATTTAAAAAATTCTCCTATCCATGTAATAATTTTCTTTTTCACTCTTGTTTTTATATCTCCTTGTGGACTTTTTCCTAACATCTTAATTAATTTTACCACTTTTTGTCCAGTTATATCCATTGTCTTAGATTTAGATTTTTTGGATTTTCCAAATAAGTCTATCAACAATTTTTCTGCATTCGGTTTTCCCTTAATATCACTAACCAACAAATATAAGTTTTCAGCATTGATAAAACGGTTTTTTCCTTTAGTGCCACGCA from the Roseofilum capinflatum BLCC-M114 genome contains:
- a CDS encoding YbjN domain-containing protein, with the protein product MGADYQPTFHSPKTSPISLEAINLEWWQPHLLLEKCDLTFEVNLETYRIIEKNNLFQLLPELTNTQKGCNFQPHLPIQITVTLNPEYLLRLQEAAHAETALAYLQELGEHQKNARLVQTESWITLSVQQQQESGVVGYRTLWDYLDWSQLDVENEELLEHFALETVTRFLQDSIPSTLSDANSHQLMATLVEQVPALMAKDSRASEPIAEAFANLLRDNLQSELEEAILAGFSASDNGEEDLDDFNFEGVKKSSILENALAFFESEDWMVEKIPEQPALKLLFQGEYGKWVCLAEVKEDLEQLIFYSMIALKFPKAQESKLCKLLMNINYHLTIGNFDLNFEERILRFKTSIDVENCNNYSPLIKNVVYTNVMTMDRYLPIIMTMLEKKLSLEEALMLL